One segment of Mycolicibacterium sp. YH-1 DNA contains the following:
- a CDS encoding ABC transporter ATP-binding protein, which produces MRTRGVGLVSEPAIAPPPRRIRSSSDILRLLPYLKPYRVRWIAMLTAALLSLGATVSIPLLTKAVIDGPVRNQDQQQLWVLGTAASALLISEAVLWFIRRWLVARATMGVEADIRKDLYARLQILPMGFHGRWQSGQLLSRVMNDLSTIRQFLSFGLLFLLLNVIQIIAVTGILLAMYWPLGVVVVVSIAPITATILHFERQFTTLSRAAQDQSGNVATHVEEQALGLRVVKAFGREEYAYQRFDQRASDLFDTEVRKVGVSAKFWTLLEVIPNVTLIIVLGIGAYAAGNGLVTMGTLVAFITMMLSLVWPIASLGFLLSMTQESMTAANRVAEIFDAPRDITDGPDDNTPSGGRLQLVDVGFRFLDSDGRASSGERDNWALRHVNVTIEPGETLALVGSTGSGKSVLVALLSRLYDVTEGAILVDGRDIRELSLPALRQAVATAFEDPTLFSMSVAENLRLGNPEASDEQLAQAVDVAAAGFVYDLPFGLDTRIGEQGMSLSGGQRQRLSLARALLADPSILVLDDTLSALDVHTEAAVTEALHRVLRTVTGLIVANRASTVLLADRVALLENGTITRVGTHADLLRDAPEYRYLLAADDDLDDGAERSCDWAQDEERSRLDHILQERELQDRDRIDRDDDLDFVASERDRR; this is translated from the coding sequence ATGCGCACGCGAGGAGTCGGGCTTGTCTCCGAGCCGGCCATCGCACCGCCGCCGCGCCGGATTCGGTCGTCGTCGGACATCCTGCGGCTACTGCCATATCTGAAGCCCTATCGCGTGCGGTGGATCGCGATGCTCACCGCGGCCCTGCTCAGCCTGGGCGCCACCGTGAGCATCCCGCTGCTGACCAAGGCCGTGATCGACGGGCCGGTGCGCAATCAGGATCAGCAGCAGCTGTGGGTGCTCGGCACGGCGGCCTCCGCGCTGCTCATCTCAGAGGCGGTGCTGTGGTTCATCCGGCGCTGGCTCGTGGCACGGGCCACCATGGGTGTCGAGGCCGATATCCGCAAGGATCTCTACGCCCGTCTGCAGATTCTGCCGATGGGGTTCCACGGCAGGTGGCAGTCCGGGCAGTTGTTGTCGCGGGTGATGAACGACCTGAGCACCATCCGCCAGTTCCTGTCGTTCGGGCTGCTCTTCCTGCTGCTCAACGTCATTCAGATCATCGCCGTGACGGGCATCCTGCTGGCGATGTACTGGCCGCTCGGCGTCGTTGTGGTGGTGTCGATCGCGCCGATCACCGCCACAATCCTGCACTTTGAGCGCCAGTTCACCACGCTGTCCCGCGCTGCGCAGGACCAGTCGGGCAATGTCGCGACCCACGTCGAGGAGCAGGCGCTCGGGCTGCGGGTCGTCAAGGCCTTCGGTCGCGAGGAGTACGCCTACCAACGCTTCGATCAGCGTGCCTCCGACCTGTTCGACACCGAGGTGCGCAAGGTCGGGGTGTCGGCTAAGTTCTGGACGCTGCTCGAGGTCATCCCGAACGTCACGCTCATCATCGTGCTCGGCATCGGCGCCTACGCGGCGGGCAACGGCCTGGTGACCATGGGAACGCTGGTCGCGTTCATCACGATGATGTTGTCGCTGGTCTGGCCCATCGCGTCGCTGGGCTTTCTGCTGTCGATGACCCAGGAATCGATGACCGCGGCCAACCGGGTCGCCGAGATCTTCGACGCGCCGCGCGACATCACCGACGGACCCGATGACAACACCCCGAGCGGTGGCCGGCTGCAACTCGTCGACGTCGGCTTCCGGTTCCTGGATAGCGACGGACGGGCGTCGTCCGGCGAGCGCGACAATTGGGCATTGCGCCACGTCAACGTGACGATCGAACCCGGCGAGACGCTGGCCCTGGTCGGGTCGACGGGGTCGGGGAAGTCGGTGCTGGTGGCGCTGCTGTCGCGGCTGTACGACGTCACCGAGGGCGCGATCCTCGTCGACGGCCGCGATATCCGCGAGCTGTCGCTGCCCGCGCTGCGGCAGGCGGTGGCCACGGCATTCGAGGACCCGACGCTGTTCTCGATGTCGGTGGCTGAGAACTTGCGCCTCGGCAATCCGGAGGCCAGCGACGAGCAGCTCGCGCAGGCCGTCGACGTCGCCGCTGCGGGCTTCGTCTACGACCTGCCGTTCGGGCTCGACACCCGGATCGGCGAGCAGGGCATGAGCCTGTCCGGTGGTCAGCGCCAACGGCTCTCACTGGCCCGTGCGCTGCTGGCGGACCCCTCCATCCTGGTGCTCGACGACACCCTGTCCGCGCTCGACGTGCACACCGAGGCGGCGGTGACCGAGGCGTTGCACAGGGTGCTGCGGACTGTCACCGGACTGATCGTGGCGAATCGCGCCTCGACGGTACTGCTCGCCGATCGGGTCGCGTTGCTGGAGAACGGCACCATCACGCGGGTCGGGACGCACGCTGACCTGCTGCGTGACGCCCCCGAGTACCGCTACCTGCTGGCCGCCGACGATGACCTCGACGACGGGGCCGAACGCAGCTGCGACTGGGCGCAGGACGAGGAGCGGAGCCGGCTCGACCACATCCTTCAAGAGCGCGAGCTTCAGGATCGTGACCGCATTGATCGTGACGACGATCTGGACTTCGTCGCCTCCGAGCGAGACAGACGATGA
- a CDS encoding ABC transporter ATP-binding protein — translation MSTTDWRGRAVTNDDDDLPIDESISRRREARSLLGSLLRPYVGVVALLAIVVVVENAARLSVPLLVQRGIDHGIPPIVDSGSTRELLMIVASLCGVVLVQATSRMFFLRRSGRIGQEVLLELRRRIFRHFQRLDVAFHDRYTSGRVVARSTNDVEAIQDMLQTGFDGLITAVLTLVGTSVLLVVLDVKLGLMCLCAFPALVVLVWWFRTQSSKTYLKVRESAALVIVQFVETMTGIKAVQAYRREPRNQEIFSEVADQYKNINERAFKLLAVFMPGVRLVGNVTTAVVLLYGGYRVLNGEMTLGTLTAFLLYLRIFFEPMQEISQFFNTFQSAAAALEKIAGVLAEPPGIKDPDQLVELPTVKGDITFREVGFSYVPDRPVLPDLDLQIPAGQTVALVGTTGAGKTTIAKLIARFYDPSSGAVTLDGVDLRDLAQADLRRHVVMVTQENFMFEGTVADNIRFGRPDATDAEVRAAAEAVGADRFIDALADGYDTDVAKRGGRLSAGQRQLIAFARAFLADPAVLILDEATSSLDIPSERLVQRALATVLADRTAVVIAHRLSTVQIADRVLVLEHGRIVEDGPPDELVLGEGRYAALHKAWVASLA, via the coding sequence ATGAGCACCACGGACTGGCGCGGCCGTGCGGTCACCAACGATGACGACGACCTGCCCATCGACGAGTCGATATCGCGCCGCCGTGAGGCACGCTCGCTGCTCGGCTCGCTGCTGCGGCCCTACGTCGGAGTCGTGGCGCTGTTGGCGATCGTGGTGGTGGTCGAGAACGCCGCGCGGTTGTCGGTGCCGCTGCTGGTGCAACGCGGTATCGACCACGGCATCCCACCGATAGTCGACTCCGGCTCGACGCGCGAGCTGCTGATGATCGTCGCGTCGCTGTGCGGTGTGGTGCTGGTTCAGGCCACCAGCCGGATGTTCTTCCTGCGCCGGTCCGGGCGGATCGGTCAGGAGGTGCTACTGGAGTTGCGCCGCAGGATCTTCCGGCACTTCCAGCGGCTCGATGTCGCCTTCCATGATCGCTACACCTCCGGGCGGGTGGTCGCCCGGTCGACGAATGACGTCGAGGCGATCCAGGACATGCTCCAGACGGGGTTCGACGGTCTCATCACCGCGGTCCTGACACTGGTGGGTACCTCGGTGCTGCTCGTCGTGCTCGACGTGAAGCTGGGTCTGATGTGTCTGTGCGCCTTCCCGGCACTGGTCGTGCTGGTGTGGTGGTTCCGCACTCAGTCGTCGAAGACGTATCTGAAGGTCCGCGAGAGCGCGGCCCTGGTGATCGTGCAGTTCGTCGAGACCATGACGGGCATCAAGGCGGTGCAGGCCTACCGCCGCGAGCCACGCAATCAGGAGATCTTCAGCGAGGTCGCCGACCAGTACAAGAACATCAATGAGCGGGCCTTCAAGCTGCTGGCGGTGTTCATGCCCGGGGTTCGCCTGGTCGGCAACGTCACCACCGCTGTGGTGCTGCTCTACGGCGGATACCGGGTGCTCAACGGGGAGATGACGCTCGGCACGCTGACCGCGTTCCTGCTGTACCTGCGGATCTTCTTCGAGCCCATGCAGGAGATCTCGCAGTTCTTCAACACGTTCCAGTCCGCCGCCGCGGCGCTGGAGAAGATCGCGGGCGTGCTGGCCGAGCCTCCCGGTATCAAGGACCCCGACCAACTCGTCGAGCTGCCAACGGTCAAGGGTGACATCACCTTCCGCGAGGTCGGTTTCTCCTACGTGCCGGACCGGCCGGTGCTGCCCGATCTGGACCTGCAGATCCCGGCGGGCCAGACGGTCGCGCTGGTCGGCACCACGGGCGCAGGCAAGACCACCATCGCCAAGCTGATCGCCCGGTTCTATGACCCCTCATCGGGTGCGGTCACGCTCGACGGCGTCGACCTTCGCGACCTGGCGCAGGCAGATCTGCGCCGCCACGTCGTGATGGTCACGCAGGAGAACTTCATGTTCGAGGGCACCGTCGCCGACAACATCCGGTTCGGCCGACCGGATGCGACCGACGCCGAGGTGCGCGCGGCGGCCGAGGCAGTCGGGGCGGACAGATTCATCGACGCGCTCGCCGACGGCTACGACACCGACGTCGCCAAACGCGGTGGCCGGTTGTCCGCGGGACAGCGTCAGTTGATCGCCTTCGCACGGGCGTTTCTCGCCGACCCGGCGGTGCTCATACTCGACGAGGCGACGTCATCGCTCGACATCCCCAGTGAGCGGCTGGTGCAGCGGGCGCTGGCAACAGTGCTGGCCGATCGCACCGCCGTGGTCATCGCGCATCGGCTTTCCACAGTGCAGATCGCCGATCGGGTGCTGGTGCTCGAACACGGCCGGATTGTGGAGGACGGCCCGCCCGACGAGCTGGTCCTCGGTGAGGGCCGCTACGCCGCGCTGCACAAGGCGTGGGTGGCCTCGCTGGCCTGA
- a CDS encoding LuxR C-terminal-related transcriptional regulator → MTTASPLLRPRDTDALRAELRLVAAEGRVPVMFGGEVHGDGVLLSEFVGTRTSLLRGLVVRSRSGLGGASMVTGRPLSVADYANASTITHDYDTPVLSEGMRSVLAVPVIVDGVPRAMLYGAYRSSAPVGGRTADLVVASARRLADELRIRDEVDRRLRLREAQTATAVMPELLREVHAELRRLACDADPAMRDELQNLANRLTGGDPQDGPPLTSRELDVLAQVAMGCTNAEAAQRLSLKPETVKSYLRSAAVKLGTHTRHEAVSRARRRGLIP, encoded by the coding sequence ATGACCACAGCATCACCGCTGCTCCGGCCTCGGGACACCGACGCGCTGCGTGCCGAACTACGCCTCGTGGCCGCCGAAGGCCGGGTGCCGGTGATGTTCGGCGGTGAGGTGCACGGCGACGGGGTACTGCTCAGCGAGTTCGTCGGCACGAGGACCAGCCTGCTGCGCGGCCTGGTGGTTCGGTCAAGGTCCGGGCTGGGCGGGGCGAGCATGGTGACGGGCAGGCCGCTGTCGGTGGCCGATTACGCCAACGCCTCGACCATCACCCACGATTACGACACCCCGGTGCTGTCCGAGGGCATGCGCTCCGTCCTCGCGGTGCCCGTGATCGTCGACGGGGTCCCCCGCGCGATGCTCTACGGCGCCTACCGCTCGAGCGCGCCGGTGGGCGGCCGCACGGCGGACCTCGTCGTCGCGTCGGCCCGCCGCCTCGCCGACGAACTACGCATACGCGACGAGGTGGACCGCCGGCTACGGCTACGGGAAGCCCAGACGGCGACCGCCGTCATGCCCGAATTGCTTCGGGAGGTGCACGCCGAACTGCGCCGACTGGCCTGCGACGCCGATCCCGCGATGCGCGACGAGTTGCAGAATCTGGCCAACCGCCTGACCGGTGGTGATCCCCAGGACGGCCCGCCGTTGACCTCGCGGGAACTCGACGTTCTTGCGCAAGTCGCCATGGGCTGCACCAATGCCGAGGCAGCGCAACGACTCTCGTTGAAACCCGAGACGGTGAAGAGCTATCTGCGCAGCGCCGCAGTCAAACTCGGCACCCACACCAGACACGAGGCGGTGTCGCGGGCGCGGCGACGCGGCCTCATCCCCTGA
- a CDS encoding AMP-binding protein, which produces MSTNTDLYRAARDQLVAVISDYDEAVGTFAWPQLTGAFNWATDWFDVIATDNHRTALWIVEEDGSEQKVTFAEMADSSDRVATWLASLGVGKGDRVILMLGNQVELWEAMLAVAKLGAVIMPTTGALGPADLADRIARGGAAFVIANDTDTAKFDDVPGDYVRIVVGQEVPGWHSYAAAYAVASAGRFTSRTTVDDSMLVYFTSGTTTRPKLVEHSQVSYPVGHMSTMAWIGVRPGDVHLAISSPGWAKHAWSCFFAPWIAEATIFVYNYGRFDAAALLAQIRRAGVATFCAPPTVWRMLIQSDLGSRPEALREVLGAGEPLNPDVIATVERAWGLTIRDGFGQTETTLQIGNTPGQPVKAGSMGRPMPGVPVVLVDPLTGERAEEGEICLDLRADPLNLMTGYLGDPERNEAVMAGGYYHTGDVASRDEDGYITYIGRTDDVFKSSDYKVSPFELESVLIEHPAVVEAAVVPQPDDTRLSVPKAYVALADGWAADAETARAIMEYARDHLAPYLKVRRVEFFELPKTISGKIRRVELRTREDEAYQSGTPIATEHRYEDLVGTMGERSDGKA; this is translated from the coding sequence ATGAGCACCAACACCGATTTGTATCGCGCTGCACGCGATCAGCTCGTGGCCGTGATCAGCGACTATGACGAGGCAGTTGGCACATTCGCCTGGCCGCAGCTGACCGGCGCCTTCAACTGGGCGACCGACTGGTTCGACGTCATCGCGACCGACAACCACCGCACGGCGCTGTGGATCGTCGAGGAGGACGGCAGCGAGCAGAAGGTCACCTTCGCCGAGATGGCCGACAGCTCCGACCGGGTGGCGACGTGGTTGGCGAGCCTGGGGGTCGGCAAGGGGGACCGCGTCATCCTCATGCTCGGGAATCAGGTCGAGCTGTGGGAGGCGATGCTCGCGGTCGCCAAACTCGGCGCCGTCATCATGCCCACCACGGGAGCGCTGGGCCCCGCCGATCTGGCCGATCGGATAGCCCGCGGTGGTGCCGCGTTCGTGATCGCCAACGACACTGACACCGCGAAGTTCGACGACGTTCCCGGGGACTATGTCCGGATTGTGGTCGGCCAAGAGGTGCCGGGCTGGCACTCCTACGCCGCCGCATATGCCGTCGCGTCGGCCGGGCGGTTCACGTCGAGAACCACTGTCGACGACTCGATGCTGGTCTACTTCACCTCGGGTACCACCACCCGACCCAAGTTGGTAGAGCACTCGCAGGTGTCCTACCCCGTCGGCCACATGTCGACGATGGCGTGGATCGGCGTGCGGCCCGGCGACGTGCATCTGGCGATCAGCTCGCCGGGGTGGGCCAAGCACGCGTGGAGTTGCTTCTTCGCACCGTGGATCGCCGAGGCGACGATATTTGTCTACAACTACGGCCGATTCGATGCCGCGGCGCTGCTGGCTCAGATTCGGCGGGCCGGCGTCGCCACGTTCTGCGCGCCGCCGACTGTGTGGCGCATGCTGATCCAGTCCGATCTGGGTAGCAGGCCCGAAGCGCTGCGCGAGGTTCTGGGGGCGGGCGAGCCACTCAACCCCGACGTCATCGCGACCGTCGAGCGGGCCTGGGGACTGACAATCCGCGACGGTTTCGGGCAGACGGAGACGACGCTGCAGATCGGCAACACACCCGGGCAACCGGTGAAGGCGGGATCAATGGGCCGGCCGATGCCCGGCGTGCCGGTGGTGCTGGTCGACCCGCTCACCGGCGAGCGTGCCGAGGAGGGTGAGATCTGCCTGGATCTGCGGGCTGACCCGCTGAACCTGATGACGGGCTACCTCGGGGACCCCGAGCGCAACGAGGCCGTGATGGCCGGCGGCTACTACCACACCGGCGATGTCGCCAGCCGCGACGAGGACGGCTACATCACCTACATCGGTCGCACCGACGACGTGTTCAAGAGCTCGGATTACAAGGTGTCGCCGTTCGAGTTGGAGAGCGTGCTCATCGAGCACCCTGCGGTGGTCGAGGCCGCCGTCGTGCCGCAACCCGATGACACCCGGCTCTCGGTGCCCAAGGCGTACGTGGCGCTGGCCGACGGTTGGGCCGCTGACGCCGAAACCGCCAGGGCGATCATGGAGTACGCCCGAGATCACCTGGCGCCCTACCTCAAGGTCCGCCGCGTCGAGTTCTTCGAACTGCCCAAGACCATTTCGGGCAAGATTCGCCGCGTCGAACTGCGGACGCGAGAGGATGAGGCGTACCAATCGGGTACGCCGATCGCCACCGAGCACCGATACGAGGACCTGGTGGGAACCATGGGCGAGCGAAGCGACGGGAAAGCCTAA
- a CDS encoding AMP-binding protein, which produces MTATTLSYDAGPTDTPILEETIGVNFVQTAATYPDVEALVDVAQGLRYTYAELDAEIDIVARGLMGLGVEKGDRVGMWAPNCAEWVIVQYATAKIGAILVNINPAYRTHELAYVLNQSGVSTLISAREFKTSDYRAMVDEVASGVDSLANVVFLGTADWEALRARADEVTPAQLAERMAGLANTDPINIQYTSGTTGFPKGATLSHRNILNNGYFVTGLIDLRPGDRLCIPVPFYHCFGMVMGNLGCTTHGATIVIPAPGFDPGLTLSAVQSERCTGVYGVPTMFIAMQSHPDFAEYDLSSLRTGIMAGAVCPVEVMKRCVADMHMSEVSIAYGMTETSPVSCQTRRDDDLERRTSSIGRAHPHVEVKIVDPDTGAVVARGEPGEFCTRGYSVMLGYWRDDEKTSADARSRYNREAIDSDGWMHTGDLAVMGQDGYCNVVGRIKDMVIRGGENVYPREIEEFLYTHPDIEDAQVIGVPDAKYGEEICAWIRMRPGRAPLDAAAVRAFASGKLAHYKIPRYVHVVAEFPMTVTGKVRKVDMREESVRLLGL; this is translated from the coding sequence ATGACCGCAACGACACTGTCTTACGACGCAGGACCCACTGACACCCCGATCCTCGAGGAGACCATCGGCGTCAACTTCGTGCAGACGGCCGCAACGTATCCCGATGTCGAGGCCCTGGTCGACGTCGCGCAGGGGCTGCGCTACACCTACGCCGAACTCGACGCCGAGATCGACATCGTGGCGCGGGGCTTGATGGGGCTGGGCGTCGAGAAGGGCGACCGCGTCGGCATGTGGGCGCCCAACTGTGCGGAGTGGGTCATCGTTCAGTACGCGACGGCCAAGATCGGCGCCATCCTGGTCAACATCAACCCCGCCTACCGCACGCACGAATTGGCCTACGTGCTCAACCAGTCCGGTGTGTCAACGCTGATCTCGGCACGGGAGTTCAAGACCTCCGACTACCGTGCCATGGTCGACGAGGTCGCATCCGGCGTCGACTCGCTGGCCAATGTCGTCTTCCTCGGCACCGCTGACTGGGAGGCGCTGCGTGCCCGCGCGGATGAGGTGACGCCGGCGCAGCTGGCCGAACGTATGGCCGGGTTGGCCAACACCGATCCGATCAACATCCAGTACACCTCGGGGACAACGGGTTTCCCGAAGGGTGCGACGCTGTCGCATCGCAACATTCTCAACAACGGCTACTTCGTGACGGGTCTGATCGATCTGAGGCCCGGCGACCGGCTGTGCATCCCGGTGCCGTTCTACCACTGCTTCGGCATGGTGATGGGCAACCTCGGGTGCACCACGCACGGTGCGACGATTGTGATTCCGGCACCCGGCTTCGATCCGGGGCTGACGCTGTCGGCTGTCCAGTCCGAGCGCTGCACGGGCGTCTACGGCGTGCCGACGATGTTCATCGCGATGCAGAGCCATCCCGACTTCGCCGAGTACGACCTGTCGTCGCTGCGTACCGGAATCATGGCGGGCGCGGTGTGCCCGGTCGAGGTGATGAAGCGCTGCGTGGCCGATATGCACATGAGCGAGGTGTCGATCGCGTATGGCATGACCGAGACGTCGCCGGTGTCGTGTCAGACGCGCCGCGACGACGACCTCGAACGGCGCACCTCCTCGATCGGGCGTGCCCATCCGCACGTGGAGGTCAAGATCGTCGACCCGGACACCGGTGCGGTGGTAGCGCGCGGTGAGCCCGGCGAGTTCTGCACCCGCGGTTACTCGGTGATGCTCGGGTACTGGCGCGATGACGAGAAGACTTCTGCGGACGCGAGGAGCAGATACAACAGGGAGGCAATCGATTCCGACGGCTGGATGCACACCGGCGACCTGGCGGTGATGGGTCAGGACGGCTACTGCAATGTGGTCGGGCGGATCAAGGACATGGTCATCCGCGGCGGGGAGAACGTGTATCCCCGCGAGATCGAGGAATTCCTCTACACCCACCCCGATATCGAGGACGCCCAGGTGATCGGGGTGCCCGACGCCAAGTACGGCGAGGAGATCTGCGCGTGGATCCGGATGCGTCCGGGGCGGGCGCCGCTGGACGCGGCCGCCGTGCGTGCGTTCGCGTCGGGGAAGCTGGCGCACTACAAGATTCCGCGCTACGTCCACGTCGTCGCCGAGTTCCCGATGACCGTCACCGGCAAGGTGCGCAAGGTGGACATGCGTGAGGAGAGTGTCCGGCTGCTCGGTCTCTAA
- a CDS encoding NAD(P)-binding protein, with the protein MRTIEADYLVIGAGAMGMAFADTLITETDATVVIVDRNDAPGGHWLSAYPYVRLHQPSAYYGVNSRKLGHDTIDASGWNEGFYELAGGSEVSAYYDAVMRQHLLPSGQVSYFPMSEYLGKIDGVGQFRTLSGEDYRVHVRRRIVDAAYLSIVVPSMRPPAYDVADGVTCIPPNGLPRQGLADQYVIVGAGKTSMDTCLWLLRHGIPAQRLTWIKPRDSWLLDRSAVQPGKSFARRVLADFAAQCRAIKQATSIDNLYLRLEAAGCLLRIDETIEPTMYRCAIVSRGELDQLRLIRNVVRMGRVQSVQPGRVVLDGGTIDTDPNALYVDCSADGIGLREATPVFSPGAITLQSVRTCQPAFSAAVTARVEAMDFGGGDTDDDTRNDYCRPVPHPTNPVDWLTMSLAFNHNQLRWFDDPDLTHWLNRARLNAVSHMQSDDEDARAGAAAVIPRLRAANDKLAQLLSQG; encoded by the coding sequence ATGCGGACGATCGAGGCCGACTACCTGGTGATCGGTGCGGGCGCGATGGGCATGGCGTTCGCCGACACCCTGATCACCGAGACTGACGCCACCGTGGTCATCGTCGACCGCAACGACGCCCCCGGCGGGCACTGGCTCAGCGCCTACCCATACGTCCGGCTGCACCAGCCCTCGGCGTACTACGGGGTGAACTCGCGCAAACTGGGCCACGACACCATCGACGCCTCCGGCTGGAATGAGGGTTTCTACGAGCTGGCGGGCGGCAGCGAGGTCAGCGCCTACTACGACGCCGTCATGCGCCAGCATCTGCTGCCGTCGGGCCAGGTGTCCTACTTCCCGATGAGCGAGTACCTGGGAAAGATCGACGGCGTCGGCCAGTTCCGCACACTGTCCGGCGAGGACTACCGGGTGCACGTGCGGCGCCGCATTGTCGACGCCGCGTACCTGAGCATCGTCGTCCCCTCGATGCGGCCACCGGCCTACGACGTCGCCGACGGTGTCACCTGCATTCCGCCCAACGGCCTGCCCCGCCAGGGCCTGGCCGACCAGTACGTCATCGTCGGGGCGGGTAAGACCTCGATGGACACCTGCCTGTGGCTGCTGCGCCACGGCATCCCCGCGCAGCGGTTGACGTGGATCAAACCGCGCGACTCCTGGCTGCTCGACCGCTCCGCCGTCCAGCCAGGGAAGTCGTTCGCGCGCCGGGTGCTCGCCGACTTCGCCGCGCAGTGCCGGGCGATCAAGCAGGCGACCTCGATCGACAACCTCTATCTGCGACTCGAGGCAGCGGGCTGCCTGCTGCGCATCGACGAGACGATCGAGCCCACCATGTACCGCTGCGCCATCGTCAGCCGCGGCGAACTCGACCAGCTGCGGCTGATCCGCAACGTGGTCCGGATGGGTCGCGTCCAGTCGGTGCAGCCGGGCCGTGTGGTCCTCGACGGCGGCACGATCGACACCGACCCGAATGCGCTGTACGTCGACTGCTCCGCCGACGGCATCGGACTGCGCGAGGCCACCCCGGTGTTCTCCCCCGGCGCCATCACACTGCAGTCCGTGCGCACGTGCCAGCCTGCGTTCAGCGCGGCGGTGACCGCCCGCGTCGAGGCCATGGACTTCGGTGGCGGGGACACCGATGACGACACCCGCAACGACTACTGCCGACCGGTACCGCACCCGACCAACCCCGTCGACTGGCTGACGATGTCGCTGGCGTTCAACCACAACCAGCTGCGCTGGTTCGACGACCCCGACCTCACCCACTGGCTCAACCGGGCCCGGCTCAACGCGGTGAGCCACATGCAGTCCGACGACGAGGATGCGCGCGCCGGCGCCGCCGCCGTCATACCCCGGCTACGCGCCGCCAACGACAAACTGGCGCAACTTCTCTCGCAGGGTTAG
- a CDS encoding IclR family transcriptional regulator, giving the protein MSPADGSLSGRQPKAVQSALAVLEEVARAGVGVTAKEIAEHLSMPSATTYRLLNLLVADGYVVRLPDLSGFSLGPRMGVLIDAAVAPIVCTAAREVLAELRSSVRFGVHLFYFTNTAVRIADADGEYPPPADESVLNRHLHACAVGKLLLAEKRDAGTLLNTALAALTDSTVTSKAALAEQLSTVRDRGVATQTGELREDSACVAVRVRSPAGALVAALAMSGRGDQAELLGRQVSALQEGAARLSPLLA; this is encoded by the coding sequence ATGAGCCCCGCGGACGGATCACTGTCGGGCCGCCAGCCCAAGGCGGTGCAGAGCGCGCTCGCTGTGCTCGAGGAGGTCGCGCGCGCCGGCGTCGGCGTCACCGCGAAGGAGATCGCCGAACACCTCTCGATGCCGTCCGCCACGACGTATCGACTGTTGAACCTGCTCGTCGCCGACGGGTATGTCGTTCGGCTACCCGACCTCTCGGGCTTCTCCCTCGGTCCGCGGATGGGCGTGCTGATCGACGCGGCGGTGGCGCCCATCGTGTGCACCGCGGCCCGCGAGGTGCTCGCCGAACTGCGGTCGTCAGTTCGGTTCGGTGTGCATCTGTTCTACTTCACCAACACCGCGGTGCGGATCGCCGACGCCGACGGTGAGTACCCACCGCCCGCCGACGAATCGGTGCTGAACCGGCACCTTCACGCGTGCGCCGTCGGGAAGTTACTTCTCGCCGAGAAACGCGATGCCGGCACCTTGCTCAACACTGCGTTGGCTGCCCTGACCGATTCCACCGTCACGTCCAAAGCGGCACTGGCCGAACAACTCAGCACTGTGCGTGACCGCGGCGTGGCCACCCAGACCGGCGAGCTTCGAGAGGACTCGGCGTGCGTGGCGGTACGCGTGCGGTCCCCCGCCGGTGCACTGGTTGCGGCACTGGCGATGTCCGGCAGGGGCGACCAGGCCGAGCTTCTTGGCCGCCAGGTGAGTGCGCTGCAAGAGGGCGCGGCGCGCTTGAGTCCGCTACTCGCCTGA